The genome window GGTCAAGGGCGAGGCCACGGTGGCCAATCTGCCCGCTTCAGATCGCGGTCCGCAGCGTGTCTGGTACGGCTCGGCAGCCGCCAGCGAATATCACGACATGGACTGGCTGCAGATGCATCTGCGTGATGATGAAGAGGTGCAGATCCGCAGCCTGACCAACGACCAGACGATCCTCGTGCTCGCGGGCCCAAAGGCGCGCGATGTGCTCAGCGCCTGTTCTCGCGGCGACTGGTCGAAAGAGGCGTTCCCATGGCTAAGCGTGAAGGAATGCTTCATCGGTTTTGTGCCTGCCACCGTGCTCGGTGTCAGCTTCTCGGGCGAGTTGGCCTATGAAATTCACGTGCCAAATAACGCGCTCTATGCGGCCTATCTGGCGCTGCGCAAGGCTGGCGCGGCGCATGGTCTGAAGCTCTTCGGTGCCCGTGCCGTTGACGCGATGCGGTTAGAGAAGGGGTTCATGCACTGGAAAGCCGATCTTCTGACCGAATTCGACCCATTCGAGACCGCGCTGGACCGTTTTGTGAAACCCGACAAGCCTGCAGATTTCATTGGCAAAGCGGCGCTGCACAAGCGCATGTCAAAAGGGCCGCGCAAGAAGCTGGTGACACTTAAGGTCGACGCGACCCACGCCCCCGCGCATGGCGGCGCCTCGCTGATGCAAGACGGCAAGGTGGTCGGCACCGTGACCTCGGGCGACTGGGGGCACCGGGTTGGCATGAACCTCGCCTATGCTTTTGTTGACCCCACACTGGCTACGCCCGGCACACAGATCCCGCTTGATCTATATGGGGAAATGGTCGGCACCGAGGTGATCGAGGCGTCGCCCTATGATCCGTCTTACGCCCGCATGCGCGGATAAAATGACGAGCGGAGGCCGAAGCAATTCCAGCCCCTGTCAGATCCGCAAGCCCATCTCGCAGCAGCGCGCCACGCCGCTCACACCACAGCAAATTTAAGGAACACCCATGCATCTATCCCGTTTTCCCCGCGTCCACCTTGCCCATCTGCCGACACCGGTTGAGCATATGAAACGGCTGTCAAAGGAACTTGGCACCGAGATCTGGATCAAACGCGACGACTGTACTGGTCTTTCGACGGGCGGCAACAAGACCCGCAAACTGGAATTTTTGATGGCAGAGGCCATCGAACAAGGCGCGGATATGGTGATGACCCAAGGCGCCACCCAAACCAACCATGGCCGTCAAACCGCCGCAGCCGCGGCCAAGCTGGGGTTGGCCTGTCACATCCTGTTGGAAGACCGCACTGGCTATGACGATGCCAACTATAATACCAACGGCAATGTGCTGCTGGACCATCTCCACGGTGCCACCACCGAGAAATTCCCTGGCGGTCACGACATGCCCGGCGAAATGGAAAAGGCTGCCGGGCAGAAACGGGCTGAGGGACATAAGGTCTATGTCATCCCCGGTGGCGGCTCGAACCCCACGGGCGCTTTGGGCTATGTGAACTGCGCGTTTGAGCTCCTTAATCAGGTGAACAGCTCTGGGATGAAGATCGACCGCTTGGTCCACGGCACGGGCTCTTCGGGCACGCAGGCCGGGCTTGTCACCGGCATGTGCGCGATGAACGCCCAAATCCCCATCCTCGGCATCGGCACCCGTGCGCCTCAGCCCAAACAGGAACAGATGGTCTATGACCTCGCCTGCAAAACCGCAGAAAAGCTGGGCTGCCCCGGCGTAGTCAAGCGCGAGGACGTGATGGCCAACACCGATTACGTTGGCGACGGCTATGGAATCCCCACCGACAGCGGGATTGAGGCGATCCAGATGTTCGCCGAGCTTGAAGGCATCCTGCTTGATCCTTGCTACTCCGCAAAGGGCGCGGCTGGTTTGATCGATCTCGCCCGTAAAGGCGAGTTCAAAGACGAGCGCGTCGTATTCCTCCACACTGGCGGAGCAGCGGCGCTTGGTGGCTATGACTTCGCCTTCGACATGTCCAACCGCCGGGTCAATCTGTAAAGAGGACAGCTCTCGTGACGCGCAGGTTTACCGGCAGTTTCACTCAGCAAGAGGCGCTTTCCAAGAGCGCGATCGCAGCCGCAGTTGCGGTTCTGCAATCGGGGCGCTTGCACCGCTACAACCTTTTGCCGGATGAGGCAGGGGACGTGGCCCAGCTTGAGACCGAATATCGTGATTGGCAGGGCAGCAAATTCTGCCTTGCCGTCACCTCAGGCGGGCAGGCGTTGCAAATCGCCCTGCGCGCCTGTGGCGTGGGGCCCGGCGCTAAGGTGCTGACCAACGCTTATACGCTGGCCCCAGTGCCCGGTGCGATCCGGGCGGTGGGCGGCGATGCGGTGTTGGTCGAGATTGACGAGAACCTGCGGATTGACCTCGATGATCTGCAAAGCAAAATCGCCAGTTCCGGCGCGCGGGTGCTGCTGCTGTCTCATATGCGCGGGCATCTGTGTGACATGGACCGGCTGATGTCGACCTGTGACGCAGAGCAGGTGACCGTGATCGAAGATTGCGCCCACACGATGGGGGCACGGTGGAACGGCATGCGGTCCGGAAATTTCGGCAAATTGGCCTGTTTCTCGACCCAGACTTACAAACACATGAATTCTGGCGAGGGGGGCTTGCTCACCACCGATGACCCCGACCTTACTGCTCGAGCGACGGTCTTGTCTGGCAGCTATATGCTCTACGAACGCCATGGCGCCGGACCGGCGCCAGAGGCCTTTGCCGATGCGCGCTATGACATGCCTAATTGCTCCGCCCGGATGGACGCTTTGCGTGCGGCAATCCTGCGTCCGCAGCTTGCCGATCTCGACCGCAACATCGCCCGCTGGAACGCGCGCTATGCGCTGGTTGAAAAGAGGCTGGAAGCGCAGGACCGCGTGGCGACGATCAACCTCCCCGCCGCCGAGACGCATGTCGGATCCTCCATCCAATTCCGTTTGCCGGACTTCACCCCCGACGCCTGCCGCGCAGTATTGGAGGCTGCCGCTTCCCGTGGGGTGGAGCTTAAATGGTTCGGTGCGCAAGAACCTGCGGGCTTTACCTCCGCGCATCCTTCTTGGCGCTATGTTCCGGCACAGAGCCTGCCGGAGACAGACCGGATCATGGCGACCCTGTTCGACATGCGCCTGCCGCTCAGCTTCTCGCTGGACGATTGCTCGCTGATCGCCGACCTGATTTGCGCTGCAGTGGGTGAGGTGGCGTCATGAGCCGCCCGGTCGTTGGCGTGTTGGGCGGTATGGGGCCGGAGGCGACGATCCTTTTGCAGCAGCGTGTGCTTGCCACCGTGGATGCAGACGACGACGCTGATCATCTACCGCTTTTGATCGATATGAACCCGCAGGTGCCGTCGCGGATCGCGCATCTGATCGAGGGGACGGGAGAGGATCCCGGCCCGTCGTTGGCAACTATGGCGCAGCGGTTGGAACGGGCCGGGGCCACGGCCCTCGCCATGCCCTGCAACACCGCCCATCACTACGCTCCGGCGATCGAAGCGGCAGTCTCGATCCCGTTCTTGAACATGGTGACACTGTCCATTGACCGCGCGGCGCAGCAGCTTCCTTCTGGCTCCGCCATTGGCATCCTCGCCTCTCCCGCCGTGCGCATGGCCGGTGTGTTTAACGGGGCGTTGGAGCGCGCCGGGCTGACGGCCCTTTGGCCTGCCGATGCCGATCGCATGTTGGCCGCGATCCGGCTGATCAAGGCGCAGGGGGCCTCCCCACAGGCGCAGCAGACATTGACCGGGGCGGCCACCGAATTGGCCGAGCAGGGGGCCAAGCTTCTATTCGTCGCCTGTTCAGAGTTTTCGTTGCTTGCCCCGGCGTTGACCGCCCCCGTTCCGATCATCGACACAATCGACGTATTGGCCGAGGCCATCCATCGACATTCCCACATTGAACCGAGGTAAGAGCATGGCAATCACGTATCTGAAGCAAGTCGAGACCCGCCCTGCGGTCGAGGGCAAAGACATTCGCAGCCTGGTTGCACAGATGCTTACCAAAATTGAAGAGGGCGGCGAGGCAGCCGTGCGGGGCTATGCGCGTGACCTTGATGGCTGGACCGGGGACATCCCGGTCTCTGCAGCAGAGCGCGCCGCCGCCTCTGCGCGGGTGCCGCAAGACCTGAAGGACGATATCCG of Sulfitobacter sp. DSM 110093 contains these proteins:
- a CDS encoding D-cysteine desulfhydrase encodes the protein MHLSRFPRVHLAHLPTPVEHMKRLSKELGTEIWIKRDDCTGLSTGGNKTRKLEFLMAEAIEQGADMVMTQGATQTNHGRQTAAAAAKLGLACHILLEDRTGYDDANYNTNGNVLLDHLHGATTEKFPGGHDMPGEMEKAAGQKRAEGHKVYVIPGGGSNPTGALGYVNCAFELLNQVNSSGMKIDRLVHGTGSSGTQAGLVTGMCAMNAQIPILGIGTRAPQPKQEQMVYDLACKTAEKLGCPGVVKREDVMANTDYVGDGYGIPTDSGIEAIQMFAELEGILLDPCYSAKGAAGLIDLARKGEFKDERVVFLHTGGAAALGGYDFAFDMSNRRVNL
- a CDS encoding aminotransferase class I/II-fold pyridoxal phosphate-dependent enzyme — protein: MTRRFTGSFTQQEALSKSAIAAAVAVLQSGRLHRYNLLPDEAGDVAQLETEYRDWQGSKFCLAVTSGGQALQIALRACGVGPGAKVLTNAYTLAPVPGAIRAVGGDAVLVEIDENLRIDLDDLQSKIASSGARVLLLSHMRGHLCDMDRLMSTCDAEQVTVIEDCAHTMGARWNGMRSGNFGKLACFSTQTYKHMNSGEGGLLTTDDPDLTARATVLSGSYMLYERHGAGPAPEAFADARYDMPNCSARMDALRAAILRPQLADLDRNIARWNARYALVEKRLEAQDRVATINLPAAETHVGSSIQFRLPDFTPDACRAVLEAAASRGVELKWFGAQEPAGFTSAHPSWRYVPAQSLPETDRIMATLFDMRLPLSFSLDDCSLIADLICAAVGEVAS
- a CDS encoding amino acid racemase; translated protein: MSRPVVGVLGGMGPEATILLQQRVLATVDADDDADHLPLLIDMNPQVPSRIAHLIEGTGEDPGPSLATMAQRLERAGATALAMPCNTAHHYAPAIEAAVSIPFLNMVTLSIDRAAQQLPSGSAIGILASPAVRMAGVFNGALERAGLTALWPADADRMLAAIRLIKAQGASPQAQQTLTGAATELAEQGAKLLFVACSEFSLLAPALTAPVPIIDTIDVLAEAIHRHSHIEPR